In Streptomyces sp. TLI_146, the genomic stretch GTCGCCGGTGAGGTTCCAGCCGTTGCGTACGTAGTCCACCTGGCGGTCGTCGTCGAGATAGCGGCAGCCCGTGGGCCCCTTGACGGCCAGCGCGCCGACCTCGCCGTACGGCAGGGGGCGGCCCGCGTCGTCGACGATCGCGGCGAGGTAGCCCGGCACCGGGCGCCCCAGCGCGCCGGGCCGGGTCTCGGCCTCGTCGCCCCGCATCGCGATGAAGATGTGCAGCATCTCCGTGGAGCCGAGCCCGTCGATCAGGTCGTGGCCGGTGCGCTGCTTCCACATCTTGCGGGTGACCGGCGGCAGCGGCTCGCCCGCCGAGACGCACTCGCGCAGCGACGACATGGCGTACGGGGCGGCCGGGTCCATGCACATGGCGCGGTAGGCCGTCGGGCCGCTGAAGCAGACGGTGGCGCGGAACTCGTCTATGGCGCGGGCCAGTTGCTGCGGCGAGACACGGTCGAGCAGCACCACGGAGGCGCCGATGTGCAGGGGGAAGAGCAGCAGCCCGCCGAGGCCGTATGTGAACGCCAGCGAGGGGGTGCCGATGAACCGGTCGTCGCTCGTGGCCCGCAGTACGTGCTGGGGGAAGGAGCGGCACACCGCCATCACGTCGCGGTGGGAGTGCACGGTCGCCTTCGGCATCCCCGTGGTGCCGGAGGTGAAGGCGATCAGACACGGGTCGGTCGCGGCGGTGTCGACGGGCGGGAACCAGTCGGAGTGGTCGGCCATGGCCGCTTCGAGGTCCGTGCCCGGATCCTCCGCCGCGTCCCAGTCCCCGCGGGCCCCGTCGAGGAAGTACATCGTCCGCAGCGGGCTCCCGTCGGTCCGCGCCGACTCCAGCTCGGCGCGGAGAGCGGACTCGCACAGGGCGTGGGTGATACGGGCCTTGTCGATCACGTACGCGAGCTCCTTGGCCCGCAGCAGCGGCATCGTGGCCACCACCACCCCGCCCGCCCGCACCACCGCGAGCCAGATCGCCACCAGCATCGGGGTGTTGGCGCCCCTGAGCAGCACCCGGTTGCCGGGCACCAGGCCCATGTCCTCGGTGAGTACGTGCGCGATGCGGGAGACGGTGGCGAGGAGTTCCGCGTACGTCCAGCGCACCCCGTGCGGCGAGAGCACGGCGAGTCGGCCCGCGCGGTCCGCCGGACCCGAGGGGCCGTCGAGGAGCTCGGTCGCGCAGTTCAGCCGGGGCGGAAAGCGGAGTGTGGGCAGGTCGAGCAGCATGTCCGGCTGGAGGGCGGCGGGCGGCAGGTGGTCCTGGACGAAGGTGTCGAGGTGTGCGGTGCCGACCTGCGGGGATGCGGATGGTGGGGCGGAGGACGGTAATGGGGAGCGAAAGGGGGATGGGGTGCTCAACTGCCTGCCCTTCAGTGTGACGTCCGGTCGGCGTGACTTCCGGTCGGCTGACGCCTTATTCAACGGCCGACGGCAGCGGGATTGCCTTGACGATGCGTGCACGGTGCTGGCCTGATCGTGCACGGACGCGCGTACCTTCCCCTCGTGGCGCGGAGTTGCCGCTACGGGAGGAGTGGGGGGCAGGTGGTCGGGAGCGGGGGGCATGTGCCGTCCCCGACACGCTAGGGCGCTTCGTACGCGGCGCGTAATCCCGCAGTTTAGGGATTGCAAAATGACGCGGAGGGTGAGGCCCTGGGGAGGGGTATCTGGCTGGAACGCGTCCCACAGAGGTGAGTTGAGCACGGTGGCGGGTTGGCCGGAACGGCGAACCGGCTGGAACGGTGAGTCACTCAGGGGCGGTCCGGAAGACCCGGCATCCCGCCTTGGCGACGCCCTGGGCGACGTTCAGCTCCTCGCAGGTCGGCCGAGGTGGCTTCCAGCGACCTCCCCTCCCTGGGGGAACCCGACGTATGCCCGGAATGCGATCTTCGTACGCATGTGCGAACCTGGTGGCATTCATCCTCCGAGGCCCCCCTGAAGGAGGCATTCGTCGTGGGCAAGAAGCAGACCCGGCAGAACCGCGGCGCCCGCACCGGTGGCCACGAACGCAGTGCGACGGCGGAGACGAAGGAGCCGACCAGGTCGCCCGCACCGCAGGACGTGACGCGTCCGGCCCCGCAGGAGGTTTCCCACAAGCAGCCACGGAAGTTCGGGCACAACTGACCGATCGTGGGAGGGAGTGGGCCGAGGGCTGCCCCGCCGACGCGAGTTGACGGGGCGGCCGGTCGTGCGTCTAGGCTCACCCCGCCAGTAGACGATCATGTGGGGGGCCTGTCGTGGTGGACGACAACAAGAAGGCAGTGCGGGGCTTCTTCGAGGCGGTCAGCGACCGTCGGATGGAGGACCTGCCCCGGTTCATGGCGCACGACGTCGTGGACCACAACAAGATCATCCACGGTGAGGCCGACGAGCCGGGTGCCGCGTTCGAGGGGCTGCGCCAGCAGCTCGCCGCGTTCGACCCACTCACCGTCCGCGTCGACGAACTGATCGGGGAGGGGGACCGGGTGGTCGCCCGGGTCACCCAGCGCGGTGTCCACGGCGGCACCCACCCCCGGATGCCCGAGCCGACCGGCCGGAGCTTCGACGTCGAGGCCATCTGGATCTTCACGCTGGTCGAGGGCAGGATCGCGGAGATCCGGGCGGTCAGCGACCGCCTCGGCCTCTTCCTTCAGCTCGGCTGGGACTGGCCGCAGGTCTAGGGCGCCCGCGGGGCCGCCGGGCTGACGAGCCAGGCTGACGAGCCGGTGTTCGTATTGCCCGGCTCCTCGCGGCTACGCCTTGCGCCGCAGGCGTGCCGAGAGGTGATGCTGGAGCGGCTGGCCGACCGCCGCGAGGTCGTGGACGAAGGTGAGCGTGTCGTCGTCGTCGGTGAGGGTGTACCGGCGGCGGGTGGCGTCGACCTCCTTGGCGGTGGGGGTGAGGGCCACCTGGTGGGTGGAGAGGTCGACCGTGTTCTCGCCCGCGTAACCGACCGCGATCTCCGCGATGCCGGTCGGCTGGGTGATCAGCGCCTCCACTCGGCCGTCGGGCTGTAGCCGCCACCAGCCGCTCTCCCGGGCGGAGGGGCGCAGCGGGGTGTCCTCGGCGCCGAGCAGCCAGGCCCGCGCCTCGTAACGCAGGAAGGGGCGGCCGTCGTGGCTGAAGGTGACCTCCTGCGCGTAGCTGAAGTCCCCGCTGATCGTCGGATACCCGCCCTGACCCCGGCCGTGCCAGGTCCCGAGGAGGCCGAGCACCGGCGCGAGCAACTCGTGCGGCGCGGGCACGTCGTCGCTCCGCAGGCTGTCGGGATACGGGTTGTCCAGTACGGGGTCGAACACGG encodes the following:
- a CDS encoding AMP-binding protein → MSTPSPFRSPLPSSAPPSASPQVGTAHLDTFVQDHLPPAALQPDMLLDLPTLRFPPRLNCATELLDGPSGPADRAGRLAVLSPHGVRWTYAELLATVSRIAHVLTEDMGLVPGNRVLLRGANTPMLVAIWLAVVRAGGVVVATMPLLRAKELAYVIDKARITHALCESALRAELESARTDGSPLRTMYFLDGARGDWDAAEDPGTDLEAAMADHSDWFPPVDTAATDPCLIAFTSGTTGMPKATVHSHRDVMAVCRSFPQHVLRATSDDRFIGTPSLAFTYGLGGLLLFPLHIGASVVLLDRVSPQQLARAIDEFRATVCFSGPTAYRAMCMDPAAPYAMSSLRECVSAGEPLPPVTRKMWKQRTGHDLIDGLGSTEMLHIFIAMRGDEAETRPGALGRPVPGYLAAIVDDAGRPLPYGEVGALAVKGPTGCRYLDDDRQVDYVRNGWNLTGDACWADKDGYLHYHARLDDMIVSAGYNISPVEVEGTLLTHPAVRECAAVAAPDDERGAVVQAHVVLAAGYLPSPELVLELQQFAKVEMAPYKYPRVIAFCDALPRAGTGKVQRFRLRGTPAEDSDPSAELEGVSGDPASA
- a CDS encoding ester cyclase — its product is MVDDNKKAVRGFFEAVSDRRMEDLPRFMAHDVVDHNKIIHGEADEPGAAFEGLRQQLAAFDPLTVRVDELIGEGDRVVARVTQRGVHGGTHPRMPEPTGRSFDVEAIWIFTLVEGRIAEIRAVSDRLGLFLQLGWDWPQV
- a CDS encoding FABP family protein, translating into MFDPVLDNPYPDSLRSDDVPAPHELLAPVLGLLGTWHGRGQGGYPTISGDFSYAQEVTFSHDGRPFLRYEARAWLLGAEDTPLRPSARESGWWRLQPDGRVEALITQPTGIAEIAVGYAGENTVDLSTHQVALTPTAKEVDATRRRYTLTDDDDTLTFVHDLAAVGQPLQHHLSARLRRKA